One region of Natronorubrum aibiense genomic DNA includes:
- a CDS encoding thiolase family protein, with translation MPITQQESERVAIVGASMTQFGQREGWIMDLLAEAGLECLEDAGVDAADVEHLYVSNMASGEFEGMTGVPNALAHDLDAMPAYTQRVDQTSSSGGAGIYAAWQSITSGASDMTLLVGGEKMSHRSTPETTDIIASVTHPVEYKTGVTLPSFAGLTARHYLEQFDAPRESLGKVAVKNHKNGVDNPNAQFQKEVDLETVLESPIVADPLRLYDFCPITDGSAALLFCPESVAKEYTDEYVVIAGVDGATDTHVVHEREDPTVMGGVVESGKGAYEMSGYGPADIDVAELHDMFTILEFLQMEGLGFAEQGEAWKLIEEGYTERDTGELPVNTSGGLKSKGHPLGASGIAQGVEIYEQLMGEAGPRQVEADVGLACNVGGFGNCVITTIMEAAQ, from the coding sequence ATGCCGATAACACAGCAAGAGTCCGAACGGGTTGCAATCGTCGGTGCGTCGATGACCCAGTTCGGCCAGCGCGAGGGCTGGATCATGGACCTCCTCGCGGAGGCCGGACTCGAGTGCCTCGAGGACGCCGGGGTCGATGCAGCCGATGTAGAGCACCTGTACGTCTCGAACATGGCGAGCGGGGAGTTCGAAGGGATGACAGGTGTCCCGAACGCGCTGGCACACGATCTCGATGCGATGCCGGCGTACACCCAGCGCGTCGACCAGACGAGTTCCAGCGGCGGAGCGGGGATCTACGCGGCCTGGCAGTCGATCACCAGCGGTGCCAGTGACATGACGCTGCTCGTTGGCGGCGAGAAGATGAGCCATCGATCGACCCCCGAAACGACCGACATCATCGCGTCGGTTACGCATCCTGTCGAATACAAGACGGGCGTGACGCTGCCGTCGTTTGCGGGGTTGACGGCCCGCCACTACTTAGAGCAGTTCGACGCGCCGCGCGAGAGCCTCGGTAAAGTGGCTGTCAAGAACCACAAAAACGGCGTCGACAACCCCAACGCCCAGTTCCAGAAGGAAGTCGACCTCGAGACGGTGCTAGAGTCACCGATCGTCGCCGACCCGCTGCGGCTGTACGACTTCTGTCCGATCACGGACGGCTCGGCTGCGCTCCTGTTCTGTCCCGAATCCGTCGCCAAGGAGTACACTGACGAGTACGTCGTCATCGCGGGTGTCGACGGGGCAACTGACACCCACGTCGTCCACGAGCGCGAGGACCCGACTGTGATGGGCGGCGTCGTCGAGAGCGGCAAGGGTGCCTACGAGATGAGTGGCTACGGCCCCGCCGACATCGACGTCGCTGAACTTCACGATATGTTCACCATCCTCGAGTTCCTCCAGATGGAGGGACTCGGCTTCGCCGAGCAGGGCGAGGCCTGGAAGCTGATCGAGGAGGGCTACACCGAGCGTGACACCGGCGAGTTGCCGGTCAACACCTCCGGCGGGCTCAAATCGAAGGGCCATCCGCTCGGCGCGAGCGGCATCGCACAGGGTGTCGAGATCTACGAACAACTCATGGGCGAAGCAGGGCCGCGACAGGTCGAGGCCGACGTCGGTCTGGCCTGTAACGTCGGCGGCTTTGGCAACTGCGTTATCACCACGATCATGGAGGCAGCACAATGA
- a CDS encoding uracil-DNA glycosylase, with product MRSSDQDPVFPTARNVLEADCDRCPALDACRERISWGTGPLDAAVVVVGEAPGYGTPDADRWRGGNWTGKAYTSRHSGRRIRRMLARLGYDETAYYTNAVKCFPADSEDPKTNREPTPQERANCRSHLLTELEAVDPDVILATGKHATKTVLAAEGRNLEGFLESVLEPTWCARLDVWLVPILHPSYQDVWIGRLGYEPETYLEAIGETLEDCRGTTSGDSGSH from the coding sequence GTGCGCTCCTCTGATCAGGATCCGGTGTTTCCGACCGCACGAAACGTCCTCGAGGCCGATTGTGACCGCTGTCCGGCGCTCGACGCGTGTCGCGAGCGCATCTCGTGGGGGACCGGGCCGCTCGATGCGGCTGTCGTCGTCGTCGGCGAAGCACCCGGCTACGGCACTCCCGACGCCGACCGTTGGCGAGGTGGGAACTGGACCGGGAAGGCCTACACTTCCCGCCATTCTGGTCGACGCATCCGACGCATGCTCGCCCGACTCGGCTACGACGAGACAGCCTACTACACGAACGCCGTGAAGTGTTTCCCGGCGGATTCCGAGGATCCGAAGACAAACCGTGAGCCGACGCCCCAAGAGCGAGCGAACTGTCGCAGCCACCTGCTGACCGAACTCGAGGCCGTCGACCCCGACGTCATCCTCGCGACCGGGAAACACGCGACAAAAACGGTGCTCGCAGCCGAAGGTCGGAATCTCGAGGGCTTTCTCGAGAGCGTCCTCGAACCGACGTGGTGTGCCCGTCTCGACGTCTGGCTTGTCCCAATTTTGCATCCGTCGTATCAAGACGTTTGGATCGGCCGTCTGGGATACGAGCCGGAGACGTATCTCGAGGCAATCGGGGAGACGCTTGAGGACTGCCGCGGAACGACGAGCGGGGACTCAGGGAGCCACTGA
- a CDS encoding glycerophosphodiester phosphodiesterase, with translation MEIIGHRGCAAQVPENTLLAIREAARRLPAVEVDVRRCGSGELVVVHDETLDRVADVDRRVAETPWSELQELTVLESEESIPRLESVLRAVPDDVTVQLELKEHGIAADTLQLAMAAGADVRVSSFLPEAIAEIDAACLDVPNGLLFGEEPATNLSRALEYDCTHVFPHYDLCVETDIVPNAREHDLNVIAWKAARTVEDVRTLHELGVDGVTADRWDIAPPALQPTVTTQG, from the coding sequence ATGGAGATTATCGGCCATCGTGGCTGTGCAGCGCAGGTTCCGGAGAACACACTCCTCGCAATCCGCGAAGCCGCCCGTCGACTGCCCGCCGTCGAGGTGGACGTGCGGCGCTGTGGATCGGGTGAACTGGTCGTCGTGCACGACGAAACCTTGGATCGCGTCGCCGACGTCGACCGACGAGTCGCGGAGACGCCGTGGTCCGAGCTTCAAGAACTCACCGTCCTCGAGTCCGAGGAGTCGATTCCGCGCCTCGAATCGGTGTTGCGAGCCGTCCCGGACGACGTCACCGTCCAGCTCGAACTGAAAGAGCACGGGATCGCGGCAGATACGTTGCAGTTGGCGATGGCGGCCGGCGCGGACGTCCGCGTCTCGTCGTTCCTGCCCGAGGCAATCGCGGAGATCGACGCGGCCTGTCTCGACGTCCCCAACGGATTGCTCTTCGGCGAGGAGCCCGCGACCAACCTCTCGCGAGCCCTCGAGTACGACTGCACACACGTCTTCCCCCACTACGACCTCTGTGTCGAGACGGACATCGTCCCCAACGCGCGCGAACACGATCTAAACGTCATCGCCTGGAAGGCGGCGCGGACGGTCGAGGACGTCCGGACCCTCCACGAACTCGGCGTCGACGGCGTCACCGCGGACCGCTGGGATATCGCCCCACCCGCGCTCCAGCCGACGGTGACGACACAAGGGTAG
- a CDS encoding NTP transferase domain-containing protein, with protein sequence MRGVILAAGEGKRMGHHTDDVPKAFLEFDGRTLYDRQRGLLEPHVDGTSIVLGYHHDTVLERYDPDDPIVLEDWDRYENAASLLCALRHIDDDLLVLNGDILVDERELGRLTEQFDALRGHLNLVGCIPGLQHEETAIRWNDSGRVTAYGLIEGHQHAGFGIVSREHRTAAIEILRAHLDDWYPCVYPRTPTQPLLIPDTRHVEVNRPADLERARAWLASEQIQCA encoded by the coding sequence ATGCGCGGCGTGATCTTGGCCGCAGGCGAGGGCAAACGAATGGGCCACCACACTGACGACGTCCCGAAAGCCTTCCTCGAGTTCGACGGGCGGACGCTGTATGACCGCCAGCGCGGGTTGCTCGAGCCACACGTCGACGGCACGAGCATCGTCCTCGGCTATCACCACGACACGGTTCTCGAACGGTACGATCCCGACGATCCGATCGTCCTCGAGGACTGGGATCGGTACGAGAACGCCGCGTCGCTGCTCTGTGCGCTCAGACACATTGACGACGATCTGCTCGTACTCAACGGCGACATCCTCGTCGACGAACGCGAGCTCGGGCGGCTGACCGAGCAGTTCGACGCGCTCAGAGGGCATCTCAATCTCGTCGGCTGCATTCCGGGACTCCAGCACGAGGAAACAGCGATCCGCTGGAACGACTCGGGACGTGTAACGGCCTATGGGCTCATCGAGGGCCACCAGCACGCCGGCTTCGGCATCGTGAGCCGCGAGCACCGGACGGCGGCGATCGAAATCCTCCGTGCACACTTGGACGACTGGTATCCCTGTGTGTATCCCCGCACGCCGACGCAGCCGCTGTTGATTCCGGACACCCGTCACGTCGAGGTCAACCGCCCGGCCGACCTCGAGCGCGCTCGAGCGTGGCTCGCGTCCGAGCAGATCCAGTGCGCGTGA
- a CDS encoding CDP-glycerol glycerophosphotransferase family protein, translated as MGTILYAIERPFMRKTFEAIDRYVDSESAYVPVRADARGCSDRIEEIEVDDPSAVDENIRAIDPDVVVYNHRFGIERFTFYEEYPLVHVRHGASIGRGELSVTATTILEHVSAALAPGERWARAYREAAPSDVRVTVVGIPEADVLVDSPPPRDRRVLYAPTNYMVGQGAYANTARSVLECFVDTEYELLFRPHPTDRREGPGLAVTQACRDRIEELPNVVFDTTTTPAESMRRSDVLISDYSGSIAEWLHTGRPLIQLTDIDAPDREVPQIGATTDALEIELVDDLYRNGEPEAVARRRAAWLEDLGIPMDGRAGERAAAEVMRCAA; from the coding sequence ATGGGAACGATACTGTACGCAATCGAGCGACCGTTCATGCGGAAGACGTTCGAAGCGATCGACCGCTACGTCGACAGCGAGTCGGCGTACGTCCCGGTTCGAGCGGACGCCCGCGGCTGTAGCGACCGCATCGAAGAAATCGAAGTGGACGACCCCAGCGCGGTCGACGAGAATATCCGGGCGATCGATCCCGACGTGGTCGTCTACAACCACCGGTTCGGCATCGAGCGCTTCACGTTCTACGAGGAGTACCCGCTCGTCCACGTGCGCCACGGCGCGTCGATCGGGCGCGGCGAGCTATCCGTGACGGCGACGACGATCTTAGAGCACGTCAGCGCCGCGCTCGCACCCGGCGAGCGGTGGGCACGGGCGTACCGGGAGGCCGCGCCATCCGACGTGCGCGTCACCGTCGTCGGCATCCCGGAAGCCGACGTGCTAGTCGATTCGCCGCCACCCCGTGACCGGCGGGTGCTGTACGCGCCGACCAACTACATGGTCGGTCAGGGCGCGTACGCGAACACGGCTCGCTCGGTCCTCGAGTGTTTCGTCGACACCGAGTACGAACTGCTCTTTCGGCCCCACCCGACCGACCGACGCGAGGGGCCGGGACTGGCCGTCACACAGGCGTGTCGCGACCGAATCGAAGAACTCCCGAACGTCGTCTTCGACACGACCACAACGCCCGCCGAGAGCATGCGCCGGTCGGACGTGCTCATCTCGGATTATTCGGGCTCGATCGCCGAGTGGCTCCACACGGGCCGGCCGTTGATCCAGTTGACCGACATCGACGCGCCGGACCGCGAGGTGCCACAGATTGGCGCGACGACGGACGCACTCGAGATTGAACTCGTCGACGACCTCTATCGGAACGGCGAACCCGAGGCCGTCGCGCGCCGACGCGCCGCGTGGCTCGAAGACCTCGGCATCCCGATGGACGGCCGAGCGGGCGAACGCGCCGCCGCGGAGGTGATGCGATGCGCGGCGTGA